Below is a window of Nerophis lumbriciformis linkage group LG20, RoL_Nlum_v2.1, whole genome shotgun sequence DNA.
aaagggcatctctatcctccttcaaaaccgcactaaaagaacgcctccaggcaacttcaaccctaaactaacaccctccccggattgttaataatcaaatgtaaacaatcaaatgcagatacttttcttatgccttctgatttctctctctctctctatgtccacttcttgctgtacatatcctaccaagtcagacctacactgtttcaatatccatttctctgttctcaattgttgatgactgatgataacaaccaaacctaacccccccctccacaacccaaattgtaaataatgtaaataattaaatgtatacaccctgatgattatcttgtgtgatgactgtattatgatgatagtatatcccactgaggtgagtttttccttgcccttatgtgggctctgtaccgaggatgtcgttgtggcttgtgcagccctttgagacacttgtgatttagggctatataaataaacattgattgattgattgattgatatatgattgtatatatctgtatcatgaatcaatttaagtggaccccgacttaaacaagttgaaaatcttattcgagtgttaccatttagtggtcaataataggaatatgtacttcactgtgcaacctactaataaaagtctcaatcaatcaatcaatcaaagtagaGATTACCTGCGTTAATCGTAGTGAGTATGTAATGTTTAGGAAAAACACTGGTTGAGTTATTTTTTGGTTTCATTGGTCAAGGTCAAACATCTAAAAACAAGACTGGCTTTAATATTCTGGATGAAAACAACATTTCGGTTTTCCACCTAAAGTTACTCTCAAAAACTATAAAAGTTCAAACTAAAGTCAACAACTGACTGTTTTCCAATTTGGAAAAAAGCTCCATTTTTGTACATGCTTCCTAAGGCAACTCTGAAATGTTTTTCAAGGCTTTGTTGAAGTCTATGTGCAGGAATTCCTCAGAGAGGGAGAGTCTATTGTGTTGCCTCAGTTTGTGCAGCAGGTGGCGATGTCGCGGGCCTGTTCTGCTCATCTATTAAAGCCGCATCAGTTGTGACCGCTGCTGCCGCGCTGCCCGAGTTTGTGACTTCAGTCCCGCTCTGCATAAATTTGCGCAAATCTTTTAGAGCAGGCCTGAGCATCTGCACCAGAGCGAGCAGTGCAGCTTGGGTACCTTCCAAGGCCTGAGCTTGTCGCTCCTGTGCAAAAACCTGGGCCTCCTGGGAGTGGCGCATCATCTGGAGAAGCTGGTTCTGACCCTCGAGGTGCTGGGCTATCTGTCGGATGTGGACGTTGGTGACCCTCTGCTCCTGCAATAGTCGGGCTGAGTTGAGGGCAATGCGGCTCTTCAATTCCTGAGGCTTCGCCTGACTCTGAGGCGGTAGCGGCGAGGACGCTGTAGATGACTCCAACACTTCTACTGGAGCTTCGACAGTTGCCACCACAGGAGGCGCTGAATCGCCTACGGTTGTCGTGCAGTATTCTACCATGTCGCCGTCTTCTAATGCTTGGTAGGCTGTTTCAGCTGGAAACACAACACAGAAGAGTCATTTGAAGCAAGAAAACTGACATTTGTGGCACTTTTCAAATGCACATTACAGGCTAAGCTCTAGTccctaggtgtcaaagtcaaggcccgcgaatgaattatgTATGgtccccccgggatgatatttgattagtattagaaccggcccgcaggccactgccgcctgctgctgttttgcctgcaccaatactccattccCCACAATGTAGCATGTAATGGTATCCCGCAAACTCACTCAATTGGGCCTCACCATTCAGGGCAGATGTCAACTTTCAGCAACCCCCCTCCCCAATAATGGCTAAACAGAAGGTGGACGGTGAGGACAGGGGGTTTCAAACCAGGTGGGAGGCAGAGTACATTTTCATGGAGGTAAAGGCAAGCCTGTGTGTCTTCTGTGTGGAGCAAGTGTGTCTGtaatgatatacaaaccccgtttctgtatggagtttgcatgttctccccatgactgcctaggttccctccgggtactccagcttcctcccacctccaaaaacatgcacctggggataggttgattggcaacaataaataggcccttgtgtgtgaatgtgagtgtgaatgttgtctgtctatctgtgttggccctgcgatgaggtggcgacttgtccagggagtaccccgcctaccgcccgaattcagctgagacaggctccagcaccccccggaagggacaagcggtagaaaatggatggatggatggatgtattattgACTGCAGACAAGTCTAAACGCAAAATGGCCATTCAAGCTGATGTCAGTTTCCCTTTAGAACACCCACAAGTTAATTGATTGTGACACTGTGCCGCATGGCAACGTTGGAAAGCACACAACATTCAGATGTGTCGATGGGTAGTTGGATGGTGTCGCGGCGATATGATTCAGGagcaagtaaaacaaagaaaaagtcaaaacaacaagagAATTGTGCTTCATGTGAAGGTGGGCAAGACGTTGACATAAAAAGAGAAACTCTGTGCCATAAACACTCCTGCTGTCACCACTGAGAGTGTTCTAGTCTTAGTGGCGAATGGTACacatataaaaatatttattccAGCAGACTGAAGACGACTTTGAAATCCTTTTTAATTTGTTCTGATTGGCAATATCTGTTCTCTGCCCCGGCGTCGCCAATGAAGGCCAACGTCCTAGGTGTGCGAAAGCATGTATGCGCATCTCTGATGATACACTCTTCTCGTTGCATTTGTGCAAGCCAACTGATTAAACTTCCACACAacgggcaagatagtccagaacaatagcaaccttcctctggaTATCAGTCAGGGAGCGaacggtcttttccttcggatttaaaactccttccatcaatcgacAAAGCCTTTTAAATGAACTTTGAGACATTAAAACGTTTTGTTTCCAAGATTTTCTTCTGGAAATTCATTCGAAAAAACTCCGCCGCTTGTCTTTGCGTCCGACCCGATACATCCTTGGT
It encodes the following:
- the naif1 gene encoding nuclear apoptosis-inducing factor 1 isoform X1, which encodes MVSVAKKRKMNFSEREVEIIVEEIEKQKHTLVNHFNAGVTHMAKNNAWMEILKKVNAVTTCPRELPEVKKKWSDMKTEVRRKVAQARAAIEGTSADCTPVPVLLTAMQQRICNLLGEATIISLPAGDSDGEIALPVTVNAAATVTLAETIPAGSATVCDEAKSLNAETAYQALEDGDMVEYCTTTVGDSAPPVVATVEAPVEVLESSTASSPLPPQSQAKPQELKSRIALNSARLLQEQRVTNVHIRQIAQHLEGQNQLLQMMRHSQEAQVFAQERQAQALEGTQAALLALVQMLRPALKDLRKFMQSGTEVTNSGSAAAAVTTDAALIDEQNRPATSPPAAQTEATQ
- the naif1 gene encoding nuclear apoptosis-inducing factor 1 isoform X2; amino-acid sequence: MVSVAKKRKMNFSEREVEIIVEEIEKQKHTLVNHFNAGVTHMAKNNAWMEILKKVNAVTTCPRELPEVKKKWSDMKTEVRRKVAQARAAIEGTSADCTPVPVLLTAMQQRICNLLGEATIISLPAGDSDGEIALPVTVNAAATVTLAETETAYQALEDGDMVEYCTTTVGDSAPPVVATVEAPVEVLESSTASSPLPPQSQAKPQELKSRIALNSARLLQEQRVTNVHIRQIAQHLEGQNQLLQMMRHSQEAQVFAQERQAQALEGTQAALLALVQMLRPALKDLRKFMQSGTEVTNSGSAAAAVTTDAALIDEQNRPATSPPAAQTEATQ